The sequence below is a genomic window from Candidatus Aegiribacteria sp..
CACTTTCAGCCTCTCCCTGAGCTCTTTTTCATATTCGCGGCGTATTTCCAGTATCTTCGAAATTTCAAGAACCTTCTTTTCCGCTTCCTGAGCCAGAGCTTCCCTTTCGATAACTCCTCCACCGGATTCTGGTATTCCCAGTCTAACGAGACCGTCCTTCCTGAATAGATCACCCTTTTCAGTTACGATATCCAGGTCTATACCGCTGAAGAACCACTGTGCAGCCCTTTCCCTGTCCGGGGCCACAACCGCTCCGGAAAGCAGATTTTTGAAACTGCTTCGGGAATCCTCTTCGAGGCAGTCCGGAAGCCAGATGGCCCCCTCAGGAATATCAGGTTCTGCTGATTTCGAAACGTTCAGATAATACCTTTCTCCATTGCTTCCATCGGGAAGTTCACCAGGGTTATCCCGTATCATCGAGTCCTGGAATGAATCAAGCCAGGCGCCTACTGCCATTCCCATTCCCCTGCGCACTTTCATGCAGGTGGATAGACTGTCAGATCCGGATGTGAGCTTCGCTTCCCTAAGGCCGCTGATCTTCGCTTCCAGCAGGCCTGCTTCCATCTCAAGGGAACGTATCTCCGATTGAACCTCCGAGATTCCGATGGAAATGTCTCCGCTTCCATCGCGAATTTCATCAAGTTCTATCTCAATTTCTTTCTTCCCGGTCCTGATCTCTACGAGACGTGTTTCCGTTTCTTTCAGACTTTTTCCCAGTTCTCCCGCGGTTGACTCAAGCTCTTCCGTTCGCTCGAGCGCGTATGCGAATTCCTGCCTGGCCCTCTCCCTGGTTCGAAGACCATCGGTATACTCCTTCTGAAGGGATTGTGCCGTATCAGATATTGTGCGGTATTTCTCTCTTGCTTTCTCAAGCTCAGAGGCTGATTCTCTGAAGCGTTTCTCAGCTTTTCCTGTATCGGATGCAGCTTTCGCAAGGTTTTTCGAAGCGTCAGTTATCTGTTCTGTCAATGATGTCTCTCGCTTAATAAGCTCTTCCGCATCCTGTCCGAACTGTTCCGCTCTCTTTTTCTTACCGTATGATTCCGCTGCTGAACTCTCTATTAGCGCTGTAGTATTACGGTATCGCTCTTCAGCAACCGCCAGCTGTTCATGGATTCTGCTCATTTCACCATCGAGATCGGAGCATCTGGCATGTTCACCGTCAAGCCGGGTCTGAGCTTTCTCAAGTGAAACCCTTGCCTGACTCTGCCTGGCAGTGGCTGCTAAAACGGCGGCTGAAGCTGAGTGCTCACGTCCTTTGCATAGCTTGAGCCTTTCTTCAAGCTTCCTGAGCCTATCCCCTGATTCCTGCAGCGTATTGTGCTCAATCAGGCTGCGGATCTCGGTTATCCGATTTTCAGCGCTCTCCCACCTTTTGAATGCGGATACCTGTTTTCTAAGTGAACCTACGTTGCGCTCAACTTCAGAAACGATGTCGTCAAGCCTTTCAAGATCATCTCCTGCTGAATTGAGCTTCAGCTCGGCACGGTGACGCTGCATTTTGTACTTGACTATTCCAGCGGCTTCATCGAAGAGGAACCTCCTGTCAGAAGGTCCACTCTCTATTATCGTATCTGTCATATTCTTTTCGAGCATCCAGTATCCATTGCTGCCAAGACCCCTGTCAACAATAAGATCGGTGATATCCATCAGTCTGCATCGGTTGCCGTTCAGCAGGTACTCGCTGTCCCCTGACCTGAAGAGCCTTCTGGTCACCGTCACCTCATCGAAATCCAGATCAAGCTCTCTATTTGAATTATCAAAGGTAAGAAGTACTTCCGCCATTCCCTGGGGTTTTCTGTTAATGGTACCGGAGAATATCACGTCTTCCATGCGGTCAGCGCGGAGTTCAGTGGGACTCTGGGAACCAAGCGCCCATCTGATGGCATCGGCTATGTTGCTTTTACCGCAGCCGTTGGGGCCGACAACGCATGAGATACCTTGCTGAAACTCCAGTTCAAAGGCGTCTGCAAACGATTTGAAACCTACTATTTCCAGCCTTTTAAGATACAAGTTCTGATGCTCCCGTCAGCTGAAAGTTATTCCGGATCATGAATTCCGGAGCATTTTTGCGGATTCAGAAAAATAGACAAAAAGACTCAGCAATACAAACCCGAGTGATAAAAGGCCGATTGGATCAAGGCCGGCGAGAATCAGGTGTGAGGGCCATAGAGTGCTGTCCAGTATGTAGCAAACAGCGGTAGATGTAAGGTAAATCGATACGATAAGTGTTGACAGTTTTCCCCAAATATTCGAAGACGGAGGTGAACCCAGTCGTTTCGTAACAAGAATTCCACCTGCTGCTATCAGAACGTCTCTTGTCAGAAACACTACAACGAACCAGAGTGGGACAGCCTTAATGACGGCCATTGTAATTATGAATGCTCCGATGGCTATCTTGTCAGAAAGGGGATCGAGTATCTTTCCCCAGTCACTTACAGAATCGGTTTTTCTTGCTATTATTCCATCAAGAAAGTCCGAAAAAACACCCAGAAATATCACGACCACTAAAGGTATTAAACTTCTCTGCACCAGGAACAGGCAAGCGGCAAATACTAAGGGTATTCTGCTCAGGCTTACAAGATTGGGAACGTTGAAAAGAGGACCCTTCACGATTTCACACCTCCAGTGTTTCCTTTCTGCATCATTTTTTCCGCATGCTCCACTGCGGGTTTTCCCCCGCCAAGCAGCCTTGCAAGCTCTTCGATTCTTTCGCGGCCATCAGAAAGAGCGTTTACATTGGTAGCAGGCAGCCCGTTTACAATTTCTTTGGATACGGCCAGGTGCCTTTGAGCCCTCGAGGCTATCTGTGGAAGATGGGTAATCACGATGACCTGTCTTTCCCCGGAGACTCTGCTGAGTGAATCGGCCAGAAGATTCGCCGTTTCTCCTCCAACACCGCTGTCGATCTCATCAAAAACCATCGTAGGCGCCTGGGTTACACTGGCCAGGGCCAGCTTCAGTACAAGGCTTACTCTGGACATCTCGCCACCGCTGGCAACGGAGGATAACGGACCCGGTTCAATTCCTGCATTAGCGCTGAAGTAAAACTCGGGGATCTCGCATCCATCCGAACAGATGAGCGAATCCTGAATAACGCAGGATCTGTTTTCCGGAGGTTCATTCATGACGACCCTGAAGGCGGCATCGGGCATACCGAGCAGTTTGAGTTCATTCTGAGCCGATCTTTCCAGCTTTTCTGCAGCATTCCTCCTGAATTCGGAAAGCTCTACAGCGATTCCATGAAGGCTTTCAGCTTTCGAGGGTATTTCAGTCTCCAGGTTTTCGCATTTCTCCTCCAGCAGATCGTATTGCCCGAGTTCCGTGTTCAGATGCTCCCGCATGCTTAGAAGATTCTCCAGGGATCCGCCACACCTGCCAAGCAGTTCAGCGTAACCGTCAAGCCTGTCGTCGATCTCGGAGATCCTCCAGGGTGCGCTCTCAATTTTGAAAAGCATACTTTCACATTCGGAAGAAGCCTCAGTCATGGCTATATCCGCCTGTTCAAGAAGTTCCAGAACATCCTTCGTCTCAATTCCGGTGCTGGAGAGAGAATGTCTGAATCTCCCGAGTGTTTCAAGTATACCGTCATCACCGGAAATACCGTTCGAAATCTTTCCAAGAATATCGGCGCCGTTCTGGACAGCCTTGAGTTCACGCCTTTCATCCATAAGGTTGCT
It includes:
- a CDS encoding CDP-alcohol phosphatidyltransferase family protein — encoded protein: MKGPLFNVPNLVSLSRIPLVFAACLFLVQRSLIPLVVVIFLGVFSDFLDGIIARKTDSVSDWGKILDPLSDKIAIGAFIITMAVIKAVPLWFVVVFLTRDVLIAAGGILVTKRLGSPPSSNIWGKLSTLIVSIYLTSTAVCYILDSTLWPSHLILAGLDPIGLLSLGFVLLSLFVYFSESAKMLRNS
- a CDS encoding DNA repair protein RecN is translated as MLASLSLRNLATISDTSVEFGHGLNILTGETGAGKSILIDGLLLALGERADTTLVRPGSKTASVEAVFLLEDGSEYLVRREVRAKGRSRLFINDELVTLEDGRNVIAGLVDLHSQNSTPALLRRGVQRAALDEFSGCAHLARDLSIRFQEYRSLLQRFKELAAQLETVSEKRDIAQHELSLIEKLNPSAEDYSNLMDERRELKAVQNGADILGKISNGISGDDGILETLGRFRHSLSSTGIETKDVLELLEQADIAMTEASSECESMLFKIESAPWRISEIDDRLDGYAELLGRCGGSLENLLSMREHLNTELGQYDLLEEKCENLETEIPSKAESLHGIAVELSEFRRNAAEKLERSAQNELKLLGMPDAAFRVVMNEPPENRSCVIQDSLICSDGCEIPEFYFSANAGIEPGPLSSVASGGEMSRVSLVLKLALASVTQAPTMVFDEIDSGVGGETANLLADSLSRVSGERQVIVITHLPQIASRAQRHLAVSKEIVNGLPATNVNALSDGRERIEELARLLGGGKPAVEHAEKMMQKGNTGGVKS
- the smc gene encoding chromosome segregation protein SMC — protein: MYLKRLEIVGFKSFADAFELEFQQGISCVVGPNGCGKSNIADAIRWALGSQSPTELRADRMEDVIFSGTINRKPQGMAEVLLTFDNSNRELDLDFDEVTVTRRLFRSGDSEYLLNGNRCRLMDITDLIVDRGLGSNGYWMLEKNMTDTIIESGPSDRRFLFDEAAGIVKYKMQRHRAELKLNSAGDDLERLDDIVSEVERNVGSLRKQVSAFKRWESAENRITEIRSLIEHNTLQESGDRLRKLEERLKLCKGREHSASAAVLAATARQSQARVSLEKAQTRLDGEHARCSDLDGEMSRIHEQLAVAEERYRNTTALIESSAAESYGKKKRAEQFGQDAEELIKRETSLTEQITDASKNLAKAASDTGKAEKRFRESASELEKAREKYRTISDTAQSLQKEYTDGLRTRERARQEFAYALERTEELESTAGELGKSLKETETRLVEIRTGKKEIEIELDEIRDGSGDISIGISEVQSEIRSLEMEAGLLEAKISGLREAKLTSGSDSLSTCMKVRRGMGMAVGAWLDSFQDSMIRDNPGELPDGSNGERYYLNVSKSAEPDIPEGAIWLPDCLEEDSRSSFKNLLSGAVVAPDRERAAQWFFSGIDLDIVTEKGDLFRKDGLVRLGIPESGGGVIEREALAQEAEKKVLEISKILEIRREYEKELRERLKVSDHMREDLRRQISASDKEEASLQATAEGYGKRINELVSERNIIEEKLPSLQQASREQDSRGSTEKLQHSREEMERLSDALKEIEERRENLGSKMNSLIREENRLKLDLSSLETSLKQTEIERKRLLADSSEAAAGSAEIDEKIKELKSTVAALDKTIVKLKSKLDELSVRREEAESSRAEASRERADWLEKSKQADEELMRQRDELSDLREERASVSGEMETVRSLYDELSTKDLTLPDDKSRYWEYSQEKLSIELEKQTGYRENLGPVNMLAVTEHEEARKRIDFLDEQRTDLIDARESLMDAIGEINRTAERKFDETFVEVRKHFKEMFTSLFGGGEADIIALDSEDPLEGGVQIVARPPGKKLENITALSSGERAMTAAALLFALYLVKPSPFCVLDELDAPLDDTNVDNFINLLKGFVRRTQFVVITHNKRTMEAADRLFGITMAEQGVSSMTSVNLEKARQISEG